GAGAAAGTATGTATCTGGTTAGTGAGTTTGCTAATACTTTTTTTCAGAATTCTTTACTTAAAACAGAGCAAGGTAAAGCCATAGGGCTAACTTATTTTAAAGAAAGAGGATTTACCGAAGAAACTATAAAAAAGTTTGGACTAGGGTACTCTCCTGATGTTTGGGATGCATTGACGGCAGAAGCAATAAAAAAAGGATATCAATTAGACTATTTAGAGAAAACAGGTCTTACTATTGTAAAAGAAGAAAAACAATTTGATCGTTTCAAAGGTAGAGTGATGTTTCCTATTCAATCAATGTCTGGTCGTGTCCTGGGCTTTGGAGGGAGAATCTTAACCAATGAGAAAAAAGCAGCAAAATACCTTAACTCTCCAGAAAGTGATATCTACCATAAGAGTAAAGTGCTTTATGGCATTTATCATGCAAAACAAGCTATTGCCAAAGAAGATAACTGTTACCTTGTAGAAGGATACACAGATGTTATTCAATTTAATCAAACAGGGGTCACCAATGTAGTTTCTTCATCAGGTACAGCATTAACATCAGATCAAATTCGGCTAATTAGTAGACTAACCAAGAATGTCACGGTATTGTTTGATAGTGATGCTGCTGGGATGCGAGCCTCTTTGAGAGGGATTGATTTGATTCTTGAACAAGGAATGAATGTAAAAGTCTGTAGTTTTCCTGATGGGGAAGATCCAGATAGTTTTGCTAAACAAAATACGCTAGAAGAACTAAGCTCGTATCTCGAAGAGAATGTTCAGGATTTTATTAGCTTTAAGGCATCACTATTGCAGCAAGAATCTAAGAATGATCCTATTAAAAGAGCAGAATTGGTTAGAGATATGGTAACCAGTATTTCTAAAATCCCAGATGTGATCAAACGAGAGATTTATGTAAAAGAATGCTCTCGAATAATGGACGTTTCTGAAGATGTATTGTTTGATACTTTAGCACAAATTCGTAATGTTGATGTAAAAGAAGATCGTAAACAGCAAAAACAGCATCAAAAATCACTAGAAGTTGTAAAGAAAGAAACTGCTCAATCTCCAAAAGTTGACGAACAGTAC
The sequence above is a segment of the Aquimarina spinulae genome. Coding sequences within it:
- the dnaG gene encoding DNA primase; amino-acid sequence: MINKSTIDAVFETARLEEVIGDFVQLKKAGSNFKGLSPFSDERTPSFMVSPVKQIWKDFSSGKGGNVVAFLMEHEHFTYPEAIKYLAKKYNIEFEETEQTDEQKQQADERESMYLVSEFANTFFQNSLLKTEQGKAIGLTYFKERGFTEETIKKFGLGYSPDVWDALTAEAIKKGYQLDYLEKTGLTIVKEEKQFDRFKGRVMFPIQSMSGRVLGFGGRILTNEKKAAKYLNSPESDIYHKSKVLYGIYHAKQAIAKEDNCYLVEGYTDVIQFNQTGVTNVVSSSGTALTSDQIRLISRLTKNVTVLFDSDAAGMRASLRGIDLILEQGMNVKVCSFPDGEDPDSFAKQNTLEELSSYLEENVQDFISFKASLLQQESKNDPIKRAELVRDMVTSISKIPDVIKREIYVKECSRIMDVSEDVLFDTLAQIRNVDVKEDRKQQKQHQKSLEVVKKETAQSPKVDEQYELERKVIEILLLYGNREEEFEDLVLKENDDGDLVLEPEVHTTKVFEKIYLDLQDDEIEFTNNSFKEIYVVLIEQLHQNEEFKIENFINHVAPEIASEITAIMMNEERYTLHRWIDMEIHVKQKDFTIAQYVSDIILNLRRFLISQKVKELSQEVKAPNTDADDNQETIQDIMDYLSLKRILSEKLNRVV